One Verrucomicrobiaceae bacterium genomic window carries:
- a CDS encoding aldo/keto reductase translates to MKRNRLGRTGIVVTDICMGTMTFGLQSDEKTAFAIMDRALEAGIDFFDTAEMYPVPPSAELFGVTEQIVGRWLKGQKRGEIIVASKVTGPGHGWFRPPIRGGFTALDRRQIFQACEDSLRRLQTDYIDLYQTHWPDHGMEQEETLSALTALIDQGKIRAWGSSNETCWGVMKNLWEAEKHGLARMASVQNNFSLINRRCESELAQVCRKEGVSLLPYSPLGGGVLTGKYNGGALPPGARFTDYITKGQPRQKRMAARFVNERTLETTARLQVIAADLGVSVTALALAWSRQHDFVASTIVGAVTLAQFEESLKAADLVLDAATLARIDEIDAEIPTPMTEDGLRRL, encoded by the coding sequence ATGAAACGTAATCGCCTCGGTCGCACAGGAATCGTCGTCACGGATATCTGCATGGGGACGATGACTTTCGGACTCCAATCGGATGAAAAAACTGCCTTTGCCATCATGGACCGTGCGCTGGAGGCGGGGATCGACTTTTTCGATACGGCGGAGATGTATCCGGTGCCGCCGAGTGCGGAGCTCTTTGGAGTAACGGAACAGATCGTGGGGCGCTGGCTGAAGGGGCAGAAGCGCGGTGAGATCATCGTGGCGAGTAAGGTGACGGGACCGGGCCACGGCTGGTTCCGGCCACCGATCCGTGGTGGATTCACGGCGCTGGATCGCCGGCAGATTTTTCAGGCCTGTGAGGATAGCCTGCGGCGGCTACAGACGGACTACATCGACCTGTATCAGACGCATTGGCCTGATCACGGCATGGAGCAGGAGGAGACGCTGTCTGCGCTCACCGCCCTGATCGACCAGGGGAAGATCCGCGCCTGGGGCAGCAGCAATGAGACCTGCTGGGGCGTGATGAAGAATCTGTGGGAGGCGGAGAAGCATGGACTGGCCCGCATGGCGAGTGTGCAGAATAATTTCTCCCTCATCAATCGCCGCTGTGAGAGCGAGCTGGCTCAGGTGTGCCGAAAGGAAGGCGTATCACTGCTGCCCTACTCGCCGCTAGGCGGTGGGGTGCTGACGGGGAAGTACAATGGCGGAGCACTGCCACCAGGGGCGCGGTTCACCGATTACATCACCAAAGGGCAGCCCCGGCAGAAGCGGATGGCGGCCCGCTTTGTGAATGAGCGCACGCTGGAGACGACGGCGCGGCTGCAAGTCATCGCCGCTGATCTCGGTGTGAGTGTGACGGCGCTGGCGCTGGCCTGGAGCCGGCAGCATGACTTTGTGGCATCCACCATCGTGGGTGCGGTGACGCTGGCGCAGTTTGAAGAGAGCCTGAAAGCTGCTGATCTGGTGCTCGATGCTGCGACGCTGGCCCGTATTGATGAGATAGACGCGGAAATCCCCACTCCGATGACGGAGGACGGACTGCGCCGTCTGTAA
- a CDS encoding methyltransferase domain-containing protein: MKVPPHMLDEIVASLGEIFGNKRYADRAIEFTFKRHRKWGSRDRRIFAESIYECVRWWRWFWHLAGLRDEDHARTEEITPERISRVWAAYWLSHGRELPHEESGPLLTTADVQKRSKMKVSDAIRASIPDWLDARCTAELGVEWPRLREALNEPAEVFLRVNTLKADRRTVRENMSANGFESESVEDVPSALKLVQRQNVFGTEAFKKGLFEVQDAASQLIAPFLEVAPGMKVIDACAGGGGKALHMAAMMRNKGKIHALDVHAWKLAELKKRAARAGVDIIETREIEGSKTIKRLAAHADRVLLDVPCSGLGVLRRNPDSKWKLSEEEVNRLVTLQAEILENYARMVKPGGKLVYATCSILASENERQVQHFLHRHSDEWQLEAELRRNPVQGGFDGFYAARLIHITAKQEPAPEEAPIELPAAA; this comes from the coding sequence ATGAAAGTCCCTCCGCACATGCTCGATGAAATCGTCGCCTCACTCGGCGAAATCTTTGGCAACAAACGCTACGCGGACCGCGCGATCGAATTCACCTTCAAACGGCATCGCAAATGGGGCAGCCGTGACCGGCGCATCTTTGCCGAGTCCATCTACGAATGCGTGCGCTGGTGGCGCTGGTTCTGGCACCTCGCCGGACTGCGGGATGAAGACCACGCCCGCACCGAGGAGATCACACCAGAGCGCATTAGCCGCGTGTGGGCCGCCTACTGGCTCTCTCACGGCCGTGAGCTGCCCCATGAAGAAAGCGGCCCCCTTTTGACCACCGCAGACGTGCAGAAACGCTCCAAAATGAAGGTCAGCGATGCCATCCGCGCCTCCATCCCCGATTGGCTCGATGCACGCTGCACCGCCGAGCTCGGCGTGGAGTGGCCCCGGCTGCGTGAGGCGCTCAATGAGCCTGCAGAGGTCTTTTTGCGTGTGAACACGCTCAAAGCCGACCGCCGCACCGTGCGCGAAAACATGTCCGCCAACGGTTTCGAGTCCGAAAGCGTCGAAGACGTCCCTTCCGCACTGAAGCTGGTCCAGCGCCAGAACGTCTTCGGCACCGAAGCCTTCAAAAAAGGCCTCTTTGAAGTCCAAGATGCCGCATCACAGCTCATCGCTCCCTTTTTAGAAGTGGCACCCGGCATGAAGGTCATCGACGCCTGTGCCGGTGGCGGTGGCAAAGCGCTGCACATGGCCGCCATGATGCGCAACAAGGGCAAAATCCACGCCCTCGATGTCCACGCCTGGAAATTGGCCGAGTTGAAGAAACGTGCCGCCCGTGCCGGAGTGGACATCATCGAAACACGCGAGATCGAAGGCTCCAAAACCATCAAGCGCCTCGCCGCACACGCAGACCGTGTCCTGCTCGATGTCCCTTGCAGCGGCCTCGGCGTCCTGCGCCGCAATCCAGACTCCAAGTGGAAACTCAGTGAGGAGGAAGTGAACCGCCTCGTCACCCTCCAGGCCGAAATCCTCGAAAACTACGCCCGCATGGTCAAACCCGGCGGCAAGCTCGTCTATGCCACCTGCAGCATCCTCGCCAGTGAGAACGAGCGTCAGGTGCAGCACTTCCTCCACCGCCACAGCGATGAATGGCAGCTCGAAGCCGAACTACGCCGCAATCCGGTCCAAGGCGGCTTTGACGGCTTCTACGCCGCCCGCTTGATCCACATCACCGCCAAACAAGAGCCCGCTCCCGAAGAAGCCCCCATCGAGCTGCCCGCCGCAGCGTGA
- a CDS encoding GreA/GreB family elongation factor, whose translation MNPEVQNLVAAGKISSADAEKLAKLEPGTVVQHKSWGVGKITEWDLLGDRIGIDFEGKPGHSMKLGFASNSLEILPSDHLLARRVADLAGLQDLAKNNAPALVELALKSHGNSLTLDALEGLIKGLIVPEADYKRWWEGTKKTLKAHRHVVVPAKRSEKLLLRDQGEKPSSIMVNGLLSARDLKAKLAALASIQKDIDLFEDPKTELIPAFQDLSDSVRKAYKLNPKESLQLLLARDELIENLPGATAPLGSMKLSDLVSETRTTLADTIKSFPSASLGRIYRAFPDAFQNRAWVPEILLHLTKTGGKAVAEIATVLDANDELDVLADALKKSLRNRDLSSDLLIWMARERKALAESVFDIDLGHAILDVIDHDQMEGGPKRTGRLQSLLSDDTTLLGEMVAEAEEEDIRLLAKRLLGNTSFDDLTRRSLMARIIKSRPEMESMMEENVSARQDNRLIVSWESLERKKKELEDLVNVQIPENKREIQIARDEGDLRENGGYKAARDQQAVLLRMQGKYEREIRHAHGTDFAGATTDKIGIGTVTDLLDIAAGTTESLTILGAWDGDLDKNIISYLSEAAKALIGKTPGEELDLPTDTGGVRRVRVGAIRSYV comes from the coding sequence ATGAATCCAGAGGTGCAAAATCTTGTGGCCGCAGGAAAAATTTCCTCCGCCGACGCTGAAAAACTCGCCAAACTCGAACCCGGAACCGTCGTCCAGCATAAAAGCTGGGGAGTCGGCAAGATCACCGAATGGGATCTGCTCGGTGATCGGATCGGCATCGACTTCGAAGGTAAACCCGGCCACAGCATGAAGCTGGGCTTTGCCTCCAACTCGCTGGAAATCCTCCCCTCCGATCACCTCCTCGCTCGCCGCGTCGCCGATCTCGCAGGTCTCCAGGATCTCGCCAAAAACAATGCCCCTGCCCTCGTCGAGCTGGCCCTGAAGAGCCACGGCAACAGCCTCACGCTCGATGCCCTTGAAGGCCTGATCAAAGGCCTGATCGTCCCAGAGGCCGACTACAAGCGCTGGTGGGAAGGTACCAAAAAAACACTCAAAGCCCACCGCCATGTCGTCGTCCCGGCCAAGCGCAGTGAAAAGCTCCTCCTCCGTGATCAGGGTGAAAAGCCCTCCTCCATCATGGTCAACGGCCTCCTCTCCGCCCGTGACTTGAAGGCCAAGCTCGCCGCTCTCGCCAGCATCCAAAAAGACATCGACCTCTTTGAAGACCCGAAGACCGAGCTCATCCCCGCCTTCCAGGATCTCTCCGACAGCGTCCGCAAAGCCTACAAGCTCAATCCGAAAGAGAGCCTCCAGCTGCTCCTGGCCCGTGATGAACTCATCGAGAACCTCCCTGGTGCCACCGCCCCGCTCGGCAGCATGAAGCTCTCCGACCTCGTCAGCGAGACACGCACCACCTTGGCAGATACGATCAAGTCCTTCCCCTCCGCCAGCCTCGGCCGCATCTACCGCGCCTTCCCAGATGCCTTCCAGAACCGCGCTTGGGTGCCGGAGATCCTCCTCCACCTCACCAAGACCGGTGGCAAAGCCGTCGCTGAGATCGCCACCGTGCTCGATGCCAATGACGAGCTCGATGTGCTGGCCGATGCCCTGAAGAAATCCCTCCGCAACCGCGATCTCTCCTCCGACCTCCTCATCTGGATGGCCCGTGAGCGCAAAGCCCTCGCCGAAAGCGTCTTCGACATCGATCTGGGTCACGCCATCCTCGACGTCATCGACCACGATCAGATGGAAGGCGGTCCGAAGCGCACTGGACGCCTCCAGAGCCTGCTTTCCGATGACACCACCCTTCTGGGTGAAATGGTCGCAGAGGCTGAAGAGGAAGACATCCGCCTCCTCGCCAAGCGACTCCTGGGCAATACTTCCTTTGACGACCTCACCCGTCGCTCACTCATGGCCCGTATCATCAAATCCCGGCCTGAGATGGAAAGCATGATGGAGGAAAACGTCAGCGCACGGCAGGATAACCGCCTCATCGTCTCCTGGGAAAGCCTGGAGCGGAAGAAGAAAGAACTCGAAGACTTGGTCAACGTCCAGATCCCCGAGAACAAACGCGAAATCCAAATCGCCCGCGACGAAGGCGACCTCCGCGAAAACGGCGGTTACAAAGCCGCTCGCGACCAGCAGGCCGTCCTCCTGCGTATGCAGGGCAAATACGAACGCGAAATCCGCCACGCCCACGGCACGGACTTCGCTGGAGCCACCACCGATAAAATCGGCATCGGCACCGTCACCGACCTGCTCGACATCGCCGCTGGCACCACCGAGTCCCTCACCATCCTGGGTGCCTGGGACGGCGACCTCGATAAAAACATCATCAGTTACCTCTCGGAGGCCGCAAAGGCCCTCATCGGCAAAACACCGGGTGAAGAGCTCGATCTGCCGACCGATACCGGCGGCGTCCGCCGTGTCCGCGTCGGAGCCATCCGCTCCTACGTTTGA
- a CDS encoding right-handed parallel beta-helix repeat-containing protein has protein sequence MKLAAFLSLAFCALSQAQQPIGDGKADDTAAIQHLIDTQGSLRLGKGTYRLTSTLKVDLAKTGFAAISGDGTARLVMEAAGPAIHCIGTHEGSAAPDTFKPQVWAHERTPMIEGIEIVGSHAEADGIEATGTMQITLSRVVVRKCRHAVHLTQRNRNVLISACHFYHNTGIGVFYDNVNLHQSNIVGSHISYNGGGGIVSIGGNVRNVHIGTCDIEGNHAKDGPPTANILLDSTGGSIGEVAITGCTIQHTNKAPNSANIRILGGGHDPSLERRQGRATTREGNVTISANVFSDVQVNVEVRDSRGVVITGNTFWEGFAHDLIVQDSSNILVADNNFDRNPRYLVNGFDNAEKNGVVFLRCEDSSFCGNTVSGVTNQRAALDVAECRRMRLTDNSILDSDGAGIRLENVSHSIVTGNLIRDDRATAPKNREKSLLILGGKDTLTSPNLLGNP, from the coding sequence ATGAAACTCGCCGCTTTTCTATCTCTCGCTTTTTGCGCACTCTCGCAGGCCCAGCAGCCCATCGGGGATGGCAAAGCGGACGACACCGCCGCCATTCAGCACCTCATCGACACCCAGGGCAGCCTGCGGCTCGGCAAAGGCACCTATCGACTCACAAGCACGCTCAAGGTCGATTTGGCCAAAACTGGCTTTGCCGCCATCTCAGGAGACGGCACCGCGCGGCTCGTGATGGAGGCAGCCGGACCCGCGATTCATTGCATCGGCACCCATGAGGGATCTGCCGCACCAGACACCTTCAAACCACAAGTATGGGCTCATGAACGCACTCCGATGATCGAAGGCATCGAAATCGTCGGATCACATGCCGAAGCAGATGGGATCGAAGCCACCGGGACCATGCAGATCACCCTGAGCCGCGTCGTCGTAAGAAAATGCCGCCACGCCGTGCATCTCACCCAGCGAAACCGCAACGTGCTCATCAGCGCATGCCACTTTTACCACAACACAGGCATCGGCGTGTTCTACGACAACGTGAATCTGCATCAGTCGAACATCGTCGGCAGCCACATCAGCTACAATGGCGGTGGCGGCATCGTCTCCATCGGCGGAAACGTGCGCAACGTCCACATCGGCACCTGCGACATCGAGGGCAATCACGCCAAAGATGGCCCACCCACCGCAAACATCCTCCTAGACTCCACGGGCGGCTCCATCGGCGAGGTAGCCATCACCGGCTGCACCATCCAGCACACCAACAAAGCCCCCAACAGCGCCAACATCCGCATTTTAGGCGGCGGACACGATCCATCCCTCGAACGCCGCCAAGGACGCGCCACCACCCGCGAAGGCAACGTAACCATCAGCGCAAACGTCTTCAGCGATGTGCAGGTGAATGTCGAAGTTCGTGATTCACGCGGCGTCGTCATCACCGGCAACACGTTCTGGGAAGGCTTTGCGCATGACCTCATCGTACAAGACAGCTCGAACATCCTCGTAGCAGACAACAACTTTGACCGCAATCCACGCTACCTCGTCAACGGCTTTGATAATGCCGAGAAAAACGGCGTCGTCTTCCTCCGCTGTGAAGACAGCAGCTTCTGCGGCAACACCGTGAGTGGCGTCACCAACCAGCGAGCCGCACTCGACGTCGCAGAATGCCGCCGCATGCGCCTCACCGACAACAGCATCCTCGACAGCGACGGCGCCGGCATCCGCCTCGAGAATGTGAGCCACAGCATCGTGACAGGCAATCTCATACGCGATGACCGCGCCACAGCCCCCAAAAACCGAGAAAAATCCCTCCTCATCCTCGGCGGCAAAGACACCCTCACGAGCCCCAACCTCCTCGGGAATCCCTGA
- a CDS encoding exosortase system-associated protein, TIGR04073 family, giving the protein MKNRLLLLALTAATLVGTAFGDIQSPPGHHFNWSRKLSRGFGNLAFAPGEYFSRWRYTNQQEGPVAAFSDSLIEGTKRTIVRAFYGVYEVATFPFPSWKMTYRPPYYRKEYVDNWWGYTEFNQNLGSVSHAGYSRTQMW; this is encoded by the coding sequence ATGAAAAATCGCCTTCTTCTACTCGCTCTGACCGCCGCTACGCTCGTCGGCACCGCTTTCGGTGACATTCAGTCCCCTCCCGGACATCATTTTAACTGGAGCCGCAAATTGAGCCGTGGTTTCGGCAACCTCGCCTTCGCTCCTGGTGAATATTTCTCCCGCTGGCGCTACACCAACCAGCAGGAAGGCCCCGTCGCTGCCTTCTCTGATAGCCTGATCGAGGGCACGAAGCGCACCATCGTCCGCGCTTTCTACGGCGTGTATGAAGTCGCCACTTTCCCCTTCCCATCCTGGAAGATGACCTACCGCCCACCATACTACCGCAAGGAGTATGTGGACAACTGGTGGGGCTACACCGAGTTCAATCAGAACCTCGGCTCCGTCTCCCACGCTGGTTATTCCCGCACTCAGATGTGGTAA
- a CDS encoding cupin domain-containing protein produces the protein MSAEAISTRRFVTAAEKVDYLSPWTLEEWLCRSDIVNNQELMIVRANMQPGRSHPFHTHPTREECIYILSGKAEQWVGMEKKILGPGDMAFIPMGEVHGTWNAGDEVLVFLAILSPAKADEPGLVDVSDQEPWRSLRAA, from the coding sequence ATGTCTGCCGAAGCCATCTCCACCCGCCGATTCGTCACCGCCGCTGAAAAAGTCGATTACCTCTCCCCCTGGACGCTGGAGGAGTGGCTCTGCCGCAGCGACATCGTCAATAACCAGGAGCTCATGATCGTCCGCGCCAACATGCAGCCGGGCCGCAGCCACCCCTTTCACACCCACCCCACGCGTGAGGAATGCATCTACATCCTCAGTGGCAAAGCCGAGCAGTGGGTGGGCATGGAAAAGAAAATCCTCGGCCCCGGTGACATGGCCTTCATCCCCATGGGGGAGGTCCACGGCACCTGGAATGCCGGGGATGAGGTGCTCGTCTTCCTCGCCATCCTGTCCCCCGCCAAAGCGGACGAGCCGGGCCTCGTCGATGTCAGTGACCAGGAGCCCTGGCGCTCCCTTCGTGCCGCTTGA
- the gatC gene encoding Asp-tRNA(Asn)/Glu-tRNA(Gln) amidotransferase subunit GatC, with amino-acid sequence MPAAAHIDIQHVAKLARLTLTPEQAAHYEQQLNGVLEYIATLTAHDLGDVEPTAHAMPVYDVLREDVSRAGFSPEQALQNAPKRIADQFQIPKVIE; translated from the coding sequence ATGCCCGCCGCCGCCCATATTGACATCCAGCACGTCGCCAAGCTCGCCCGTCTCACGCTCACGCCTGAGCAAGCTGCGCACTACGAACAGCAGCTCAATGGCGTGCTCGAGTACATCGCCACGCTCACCGCGCATGATTTGGGCGATGTGGAGCCCACCGCGCATGCCATGCCCGTCTATGATGTGCTGCGTGAGGATGTGTCCCGTGCGGGCTTTTCACCTGAGCAAGCGCTGCAAAACGCCCCCAAACGCATCGCCGACCAGTTCCAAATCCCCAAAGTCATCGAATAA
- a CDS encoding N-acetylglucosamine-6-phosphate deacetylase, translating into MSPFDLQVNGYAGTDFNRDGLTAEALHHACECLVEDGCEQILATFITDEVPVLERRMRALAELRAKDELAQRVIAGIHIEGPFINPVKGYVGAHPPQAVRPANVEDAKRLLDAAGGLARLITLAPEHDEGSRTTAFLAGQGIVVSAGHCDPSLDQLNAACDAGLSMFTHVGNGCPVQMHRHENVIQRALALHERLWLCFIPDGVHVPFYVLKNWLRGIGLERTIFVTDAISAARLGPGRYTLAGWDILIGDDLVARSPDGSHFVGSTVTVPRIKENALRHLGMSESELQKVLDTNPRRAMARSDRL; encoded by the coding sequence ATGTCTCCTTTTGACCTCCAGGTGAACGGCTATGCCGGCACCGACTTCAACCGCGATGGCCTGACGGCTGAGGCGCTGCACCATGCGTGCGAGTGCCTCGTCGAAGATGGCTGTGAGCAGATCCTCGCGACTTTCATCACGGATGAGGTGCCGGTTTTGGAAAGGCGGATGCGTGCGCTGGCGGAACTGCGTGCAAAGGATGAGCTAGCCCAGCGTGTCATCGCCGGGATTCACATCGAGGGGCCATTCATCAATCCGGTCAAAGGCTACGTGGGAGCCCATCCACCCCAGGCCGTGAGGCCCGCCAATGTGGAGGATGCGAAGCGCCTGCTCGATGCCGCTGGTGGGCTCGCACGCCTGATCACGCTGGCACCCGAGCATGATGAGGGCAGTCGGACGACGGCCTTCCTCGCAGGGCAGGGGATCGTGGTCTCTGCGGGGCATTGTGACCCGAGTCTGGATCAACTGAATGCGGCCTGTGATGCGGGACTGAGCATGTTCACCCATGTGGGGAATGGCTGCCCCGTGCAGATGCACCGGCATGAAAATGTGATCCAGCGTGCGCTCGCACTGCATGAGCGGCTCTGGCTGTGCTTCATCCCAGATGGGGTACATGTGCCCTTCTATGTGCTGAAAAACTGGCTGCGCGGTATCGGCCTGGAGCGCACCATTTTCGTGACGGATGCGATTTCTGCCGCCCGGCTGGGACCTGGGCGCTACACGCTGGCTGGGTGGGACATTTTGATCGGTGACGATCTTGTCGCACGCTCGCCGGATGGCAGTCACTTTGTCGGTAGCACCGTGACAGTGCCCCGGATCAAAGAAAACGCCCTGCGCCACCTGGGCATGAGTGAATCGGAGCTCCAGAAGGTGCTAGATACCAATCCGCGCCGTGCCATGGCCAGATCTGACAGACTCTAG
- a CDS encoding Spx/MgsR family RNA polymerase-binding regulatory protein: MKIYTYQGCSNCKSATKWLKARGISFQEIPIRETPPTLSELTAMLKAHEGQLRALFNTSGQDYRALGMKDKLPLMTEAEALKLLSQHGNLVKRPFVIAEDKPIYLLGFH, encoded by the coding sequence ATGAAAATTTACACTTATCAAGGCTGCTCCAACTGTAAAAGCGCCACCAAGTGGCTCAAAGCACGCGGGATCAGCTTTCAAGAAATCCCCATTCGTGAAACGCCACCGACTCTCTCCGAGTTAACCGCCATGCTAAAGGCGCATGAAGGTCAGCTACGCGCCCTCTTTAACACGTCCGGCCAAGATTACCGAGCCCTCGGCATGAAAGACAAGCTGCCGCTAATGACCGAGGCTGAAGCCCTCAAACTGCTCTCCCAGCATGGTAATCTGGTGAAGCGCCCATTTGTCATTGCAGAAGACAAACCCATCTATCTCCTCGGCTTTCACTAG
- a CDS encoding efflux transporter outer membrane subunit has translation MRFVFFLLLAAFAQGQIVTVGPDFQPPANSVPTKYKSTIQWRAVRPLDDLPRGNWWRVFRDSQLNELLRQATADNQSLKAAIARFDQARAAAGIARANFFPSASATGNATNQMTSENMPSPFPLHGLRYDGPSYDVPLEFSWEIDLWGKIRRQAEAAQAEAAAAANAMQNVLLGLHGDVAANYFRLRALDGELRTVREAVGWRRRALEIAQARVKAGAGSELEQAQAETEIATAEAEISALQNQRDQLENAIALLLGANPSRFKIKTQDATLPAPPSVPVGVPSDLLERRPDIAAAERTLAATTAQIGATKALFFPSVKLFGRGGFLSGDVDQLFEITSLNWNVGPSISVPLFSGGKTLAGMERVRAAHDEALAHYRQAVLTSLHDVENALAALRNLSTQNEAQVRATGSAQKAAEMAKTRYEAGTGPYLEVIEANRTLLMVQRAMATLAGQRLIATVSLIKALGGGWDQTLPVTVPAAKLDPEARSVTSEKKGIWQRMRGLFRRGE, from the coding sequence ATGCGTTTTGTGTTTTTTCTTCTGCTGGCCGCCTTCGCCCAGGGCCAGATCGTCACGGTAGGACCCGATTTCCAGCCTCCGGCCAACTCTGTTCCCACGAAATATAAATCCACCATCCAATGGCGTGCCGTGCGGCCCCTGGATGATCTGCCACGGGGCAACTGGTGGCGTGTCTTCCGCGATAGCCAGCTCAATGAGCTGCTGCGCCAGGCCACCGCTGACAATCAATCCCTGAAGGCCGCCATCGCACGCTTCGATCAGGCCCGCGCCGCCGCAGGCATCGCACGCGCGAATTTTTTCCCCAGCGCCAGTGCCACGGGCAATGCCACCAATCAGATGACCTCGGAGAACATGCCCAGCCCCTTCCCGCTCCATGGTCTGCGCTACGATGGCCCCTCCTACGACGTGCCATTGGAGTTCAGTTGGGAAATCGACTTGTGGGGGAAAATCCGCCGCCAGGCAGAGGCCGCGCAGGCAGAGGCCGCCGCCGCTGCCAATGCGATGCAGAATGTCCTCCTCGGGCTCCACGGCGATGTCGCCGCGAACTACTTCCGCCTCCGGGCACTCGATGGTGAGCTGCGCACCGTGCGTGAGGCCGTCGGATGGCGCAGACGGGCACTGGAGATCGCCCAGGCACGCGTGAAAGCCGGTGCCGGCAGTGAGCTAGAGCAGGCGCAGGCAGAGACAGAGATCGCCACCGCAGAGGCAGAAATCAGCGCCCTGCAAAACCAGCGTGACCAGCTCGAAAACGCCATCGCACTCCTCCTCGGAGCCAATCCCTCCCGTTTTAAAATCAAAACCCAGGACGCCACCCTCCCCGCACCGCCCAGCGTGCCCGTAGGAGTGCCCAGTGACCTGCTGGAGCGCCGCCCCGACATCGCCGCCGCCGAGCGCACGCTCGCCGCCACCACCGCCCAGATCGGAGCCACCAAGGCACTGTTTTTTCCCAGTGTGAAGCTCTTCGGACGCGGCGGCTTCCTCAGCGGCGATGTGGATCAGCTTTTCGAGATCACCAGCCTGAACTGGAATGTCGGCCCCAGCATCAGTGTGCCGCTGTTTTCTGGCGGAAAAACCCTCGCAGGCATGGAGCGCGTCCGCGCTGCCCATGATGAAGCCCTCGCCCACTACCGCCAGGCCGTGCTCACCTCCCTCCATGATGTGGAAAATGCCCTGGCTGCCCTGCGCAACCTCAGCACCCAAAACGAGGCCCAAGTCCGCGCCACCGGGAGTGCTCAAAAAGCCGCCGAAATGGCCAAAACGCGTTACGAAGCCGGCACCGGCCCCTACCTGGAAGTCATTGAGGCAAATCGCACCCTCCTCATGGTCCAGCGGGCGATGGCGACACTGGCTGGACAGCGCCTCATCGCCACCGTGAGCCTGATCAAGGCCCTCGGCGGCGGCTGGGACCAGACCCTGCCCGTCACCGTCCCCGCCGCCAAACTCGACCCTGAGGCGAGGAGTGTGACCTCCGAGAAAAAAGGCATCTGGCAGCGCATGCGCGGCCTTTTCCGCCGCGGAGAGTAA
- a CDS encoding malate dehydrogenase yields the protein MSKAPIKVAVTGAAGQIGYALLFRIASGAMFGPDQPVILQLIEAPFEKPMQALAGVAMELDDCAFPLLKGIVQTSDPAVGFKDANWCLLVGAKPRGPGMERADLLKDNGKIFIEQGQIIDAVAAEDARVAVVGNPANTNCMIAASQAKRLPKERFTAMVRLDQNRAQSQLAQKAGVDLTEVKDIFIYGNHSPTMFPAFAHATIGGKAAAQVINDQAWLEGPFCETVGKRGAAIIAARGASSAASAANALVDHVRSLVTPGAIHSIAVKSNGLYGFDPEVWAGMPVRTTTPGSYEVITGYAMDDFAKSKIAATNKELVDERSFVAEMIA from the coding sequence ATGTCCAAAGCCCCCATTAAAGTCGCAGTCACCGGCGCAGCCGGCCAGATCGGTTACGCTCTCCTCTTCCGCATCGCCTCCGGTGCCATGTTTGGCCCAGATCAGCCTGTGATCCTTCAGTTGATCGAGGCTCCTTTTGAAAAGCCGATGCAGGCACTCGCCGGTGTGGCGATGGAGCTCGATGACTGCGCTTTCCCGCTGCTCAAAGGCATCGTGCAGACCAGCGATCCCGCGGTGGGCTTCAAAGATGCGAACTGGTGCCTGCTCGTCGGCGCGAAGCCGCGTGGACCCGGCATGGAGCGTGCCGATTTGCTCAAAGACAATGGCAAAATCTTCATCGAGCAGGGCCAGATCATCGACGCCGTCGCGGCGGAGGATGCCCGCGTCGCTGTGGTGGGAAATCCCGCCAATACCAACTGCATGATCGCCGCCTCCCAGGCCAAGCGCCTGCCAAAAGAGCGCTTCACCGCCATGGTGCGTCTGGACCAGAACCGTGCGCAGAGCCAGCTCGCTCAGAAAGCCGGTGTGGACCTCACCGAGGTGAAGGACATCTTCATCTACGGCAATCACAGCCCCACCATGTTCCCCGCCTTTGCCCACGCCACGATCGGTGGCAAAGCGGCCGCTCAGGTGATCAATGACCAGGCATGGCTGGAAGGCCCCTTCTGCGAGACGGTGGGCAAGCGTGGTGCTGCCATCATCGCGGCGCGTGGCGCTAGCTCTGCTGCAAGCGCGGCGAATGCGCTGGTGGACCATGTGCGCTCGCTCGTCACTCCAGGGGCGATCCACAGCATCGCGGTGAAGAGCAATGGGCTCTACGGCTTTGATCCAGAGGTCTGGGCCGGTATGCCCGTGCGCACCACCACGCCTGGCAGCTACGAAGTCATCACCGGCTATGCCATGGACGACTTCGCCAAATCGAAGATCGCCGCGACGAACAAGGAACTCGTCGATGAGCGCTCCTTTGTGGCGGAAATGATCGCATAA